A stretch of the Euzebya tangerina genome encodes the following:
- a CDS encoding GTP-binding protein — protein sequence MGKEKFERTKPHMNIGTIGHVDHGKTTLTAAITTVLAKHNPNVTASAFDAIDKAPEEKERGITINVSHVEYETDNRHYAHVDAPGHADYVKNMITG from the coding sequence ATGGGTAAGGAAAAGTTCGAGCGTACGAAGCCGCATATGAATATCGGCACGATTGGTCATGTCGATCATGGGAAGACGACGTTGACGGCGGCGATCACGACGGTGTTGGCCAAGCACAACCCGAATGTGACGGCCTCGGCGTTTGATGCCATTGATAAGGCTCCGGAGGAGAAGGAGCGTGGCATCACGATCAATGTGTCGCATGTGGAGTATGAGACCGACAATCGGCATTACGCCCACGTGGATGCGCCGGGCCATGCTGATTATGTCAAGAACATGATCACGGGT
- the fusA gene encoding elongation factor G, with the protein MAHIDAGKTTTTERILYYTGVNYKIGEVHDGGATMDWMVDEQERGITITSAATTCSWNEHVINIIDTPGHVDFTVEVERSLRVLDGAVAVFDAGTGVEPQSETVWRQADKYGVPRICFINKMDKIGADFLMASGTIEERLGANPVPLQIPIGAESTFVGIVDLLDMQARVWDGTGDDMGATWNVTDIPENLKDLCQEYRDKMVEAVAETDESLMEKYFEDGDLDGMDLQMGIRNATISGAITPVLCGSAFKNKGVQMLLDAVVNYLPSPKDVPPVQGVDPKSGDAMEREASEDAPFSALAFKIMTDPYVGKLTYFRVYSGQVEQGSSAINSTKDKKERFGRILQMHANSQEDREAAFTGDIAAAVGMKHTTTGDTLCDPDHPVILETMDFPKPVIHIAIEPKTKADQQKMGSGLQKLAEEDPTFTVRTDDETGQTIIGGMGELHLEIIVSRLMREFKVDANVGKPEVAYRETISRPVEGHLERLKRQTGGSGMFAELVISLYPTGAFASEEDQIKVEDEDGKETGEVGGYRFDDSIKGGSIPREYIGSVDKGIQEAMEGGVMAGYPLVDIRAELTDGSYHDVDSSEMAFKIAASMALKAAAKQGKPVLLEPVMDVEVVTPEDYMGDVIGDLNSRRGQVSSMTARGNSQVVNATVPLSEMFGYVGDLRSKTQGRATYTMQFSGFEQVPSALATEIVAKVRGE; encoded by the coding sequence ATGGCCCACATCGACGCCGGGAAGACCACGACCACCGAGCGGATCCTGTACTACACCGGGGTCAACTACAAGATCGGTGAGGTCCACGACGGCGGCGCCACCATGGACTGGATGGTCGACGAGCAGGAGCGTGGCATCACGATCACCTCCGCCGCGACGACCTGTTCCTGGAACGAACACGTCATCAACATCATCGACACCCCGGGGCACGTCGACTTCACCGTCGAGGTGGAGCGGTCCCTCCGCGTCCTCGATGGTGCGGTTGCGGTCTTCGATGCCGGTACCGGCGTCGAGCCACAGTCCGAGACCGTGTGGCGTCAGGCGGACAAGTACGGCGTCCCCCGCATCTGCTTCATCAACAAGATGGACAAGATCGGTGCCGACTTCCTGATGGCCTCCGGGACCATCGAGGAGCGCCTCGGCGCCAACCCCGTCCCGCTCCAGATCCCGATCGGCGCCGAGTCGACCTTCGTCGGCATCGTCGACCTGCTCGACATGCAGGCCCGCGTTTGGGACGGCACCGGCGACGACATGGGCGCCACCTGGAACGTCACCGACATCCCCGAGAACCTCAAGGACCTCTGCCAGGAGTACCGGGACAAGATGGTCGAGGCAGTCGCCGAGACCGACGAGTCCCTCATGGAGAAGTACTTCGAGGATGGCGATCTCGACGGCATGGACCTCCAGATGGGGATCCGCAACGCCACGATCTCCGGCGCCATCACTCCGGTGCTCTGCGGGTCGGCGTTCAAGAACAAGGGCGTCCAGATGCTCCTGGACGCCGTCGTGAACTACCTGCCGTCCCCCAAGGACGTCCCGCCGGTCCAGGGCGTCGACCCCAAGTCGGGCGATGCCATGGAGCGCGAGGCCTCCGAGGACGCACCGTTCAGTGCCCTGGCGTTCAAGATCATGACCGATCCCTACGTGGGGAAGCTCACCTACTTCCGGGTCTACTCCGGTCAGGTGGAGCAGGGCTCGTCGGCGATCAACTCCACGAAGGACAAGAAGGAGCGGTTCGGCCGCATCCTGCAGATGCACGCCAACTCCCAGGAGGACCGCGAAGCCGCCTTCACCGGCGACATCGCAGCCGCCGTCGGGATGAAGCACACCACCACCGGTGACACGCTCTGCGATCCCGACCACCCGGTGATTCTCGAGACCATGGACTTCCCCAAGCCCGTGATCCACATCGCGATCGAGCCGAAGACCAAGGCCGACCAGCAGAAGATGGGCTCCGGCCTGCAGAAGTTGGCCGAGGAGGACCCGACCTTCACCGTCCGCACCGACGACGAGACCGGCCAGACCATCATCGGCGGCATGGGCGAGCTCCACCTGGAGATCATCGTGAGCCGTCTGATGCGTGAGTTCAAGGTCGACGCCAACGTCGGCAAGCCCGAGGTCGCCTACCGCGAGACCATCTCCCGACCGGTCGAGGGTCACCTCGAGCGCCTCAAGCGCCAGACCGGTGGGTCCGGCATGTTCGCCGAACTCGTCATCAGCCTGTACCCGACCGGCGCGTTCGCCTCGGAAGAGGACCAGATCAAGGTCGAGGACGAGGACGGCAAGGAGACCGGCGAGGTCGGCGGCTACCGCTTCGACGACTCGATCAAGGGTGGATCCATCCCGCGCGAGTACATCGGGTCGGTCGACAAGGGCATCCAGGAGGCCATGGAGGGCGGTGTGATGGCCGGCTACCCGCTGGTCGACATCCGCGCCGAACTGACCGACGGCTCCTACCACGACGTCGACTCCTCCGAGATGGCGTTCAAGATCGCCGCCTCGATGGCCCTCAAGGCCGCCGCAAAGCAGGGCAAGCCCGTCCTGCTCGAGCCCGTGATGGACGTCGAGGTCGTCACGCCCGAGGACTACATGGGAGACGTCATCGGTGACCTCAACTCCCGTCGCGGACAGGTCTCGTCGATGACCGCCCGCGGCAACAGCCAGGTCGTCAACGCAACCGTGCCCCTCAGTGAGATGTTCGGCTACGTCGGGGATCTGCGGTCGAAGACCCAAGGTCGTGCGACCTACACGATGCAGTTCTCCGGGTTCGAACAGGTCCCGAGCGCACTGGCAACCGAGATCGTCGCGAAGGTTCGCGGCGAGTAA
- the rpsL gene encoding 30S ribosomal protein S12, with product MPTIQQLVRKGRQAKTVKAKTPALKGSPQRRGVCTRVYTTTPKKPNSALRKVCRVRLSSGIEVTAYIPGEGHNLQEHSIVLVRGGRVKDLPGVRYKVIRAALDASGVRDRKQARSKYGAKKEG from the coding sequence ATGCCAACCATCCAGCAGCTTGTCCGCAAGGGGCGGCAAGCCAAGACGGTCAAGGCCAAGACTCCTGCGCTCAAGGGATCCCCCCAGCGTCGCGGGGTCTGCACCCGTGTGTACACCACCACGCCGAAGAAGCCGAACTCCGCGCTTCGCAAGGTGTGCCGTGTCCGCCTGAGCTCCGGCATCGAGGTCACCGCCTACATCCCTGGTGAGGGCCACAACCTGCAGGAGCACTCGATCGTGCTGGTCCGTGGTGGTCGTGTGAAGGACCTCCCCGGTGTTCGCTACAAGGTGATCCGCGCGGCGCTCGACGCCAGCGGCGTCCGTGACCGCAAGCAGGCGCGCTCGAAGTACGGCGCGAAGAAGGAAGGGTAG
- the rpsG gene encoding 30S ribosomal protein S7, producing the protein MPRKGPAPKRKQVLDPKYHDVQVTQLINRIMSDGKRSTAERIVYDAFETIGARTGADPVQVFKKALENVSPALEVKSRRVGGATYQVPIEVKPSRATTLALRWLVQFARNRREKSMAERLANELLDASNNIGNAVKRREDTHKMADANKAFAHYRW; encoded by the coding sequence ATGCCACGCAAAGGCCCCGCGCCCAAGCGCAAGCAGGTCCTGGACCCGAAGTACCACGACGTCCAGGTCACCCAGCTGATCAACCGGATCATGAGCGATGGCAAGCGCTCGACCGCCGAGCGCATCGTCTACGACGCGTTCGAGACCATCGGTGCCCGCACCGGCGCCGACCCGGTCCAGGTGTTCAAGAAGGCCCTGGAGAACGTCTCGCCGGCTCTCGAGGTGAAGTCCCGCCGCGTGGGTGGTGCCACCTACCAGGTCCCGATCGAGGTCAAGCCCAGCCGGGCCACCACCCTCGCTCTGCGCTGGCTGGTCCAGTTCGCACGAAACCGCCGTGAGAAGAGCATGGCCGAGCGGCTCGCCAACGAGCTCCTCGACGCCTCCAACAACATCGGCAACGCCGTCAAGCGGCGCGAAGACACCCACAAGATGGCCGACGCCAACAAGGCGTTCGCGCACTACCGCTGGTAG